The Ipomoea triloba cultivar NCNSP0323 chromosome 4, ASM357664v1 DNA segment aatgttcttaattctcttttgagtaacattgtcattgtcttcatctttactatttgttctcttcttttttgttggtagtgtgttatttgcaattcgattattgttggtagaatagatgacaacgtcatgctatgagattatgatataggagctatggacttttcattaggtgttctgcttggggttcatttggttcaaccattattgttgaatgagttattgtggataaagaaatccctagtttaaagaaaaaatattaaataaattaataaaaatttgaaaatttaaaatattatgtattctaaagatattaaaaggtagtttctcgcttcaatttgctgggtaatgggttatttgagtattttcattgtcaacaaatcccccaagtagttaatatgattggtNCTTTGTCAactaatccccaagtagttaatataattagcttcaaattattttaattttttttcatagtattaataaaatacttggtaactaaatatataacattattttgtactataactttgatatttaattacaagatattgtaaaaataagataatggacaatgtaatgaatatcaattgataaatttggatgtaaagaatctttgcatgagagaaaataaagacaatataactaatgaaattatttctcttatttaatttaattttttgataatgaataatttttttcaaataaaggtattgtagacacataattctaaattaaagaaatacatatgtatcatttttttgttgtagctactaatttatttaatttaataagagtaaaataaagtgagaaacttaattatgtcaaatttgattgagatgaggttcgaacctaagacctttcttataaaaattaattggtaagttaaaagttaacggaatgttaacggagaagagaatatttaacagaaaacttaacggataatcataaaagtaaggttaaattaggtaatctctattaataatattaatctgaattatcttaaccaattaaataattcatctgaaccatccatttgattaaataatttgactgccattttttctacccattttaggtctaactctctttggctcttattagtatagtagatattacaTACTGCGTATTAAGTCATAGCTAAAGATCTTGCATGTTACTATTTGTTTAtggaaaggaaaaaatatatttattaggtTCAAGTATAATGAGATTTAAAGTTATTAGGTAAAAGTATGTATGAGATCCATGTATTATagtattttgttcaatttagtcattatacttttattttgttcaatttagtccatgTACTTTGAAAAGTTGTGCAATTAAGGACAATAGTTAACAGTGTTAAAATTACCGTTAACTTAGCTTATGTGGCGCCAAGATCATCACTATCACATCATTATATTTATGTTACAAcccatatattattttataaatatttaaaattaattattttaccaccGTCCACCAATATATTACGTTGACatgtccaaaataaataattacaatcatgctcttatatttatattccaactcatatattatttcatataaacatttaaattaattatttttaccaccaatatattacattaatatgtcaaaaataaataattacaagcaTGTTGTCATCAAGTGTTCAAATCTCATTGGGAGCATggttgtaattatttattttgaacatattaatgtaatatattggtggtaaaaataattaattttaaatatttataaagtaatatatgTGTTCAAATCTCATTGGGAGCATggttgtaattatttattttgaagatattaatttaatatattggtggtaaaaataattaattttaaatatttataaagtaatatatgggttggaatataaatataatgatgtGACAGTGATGATGTCAACAAGTTTTCTCTGCAGCACACTGAGGCTCAAAcacatgacctcccatttggtaGAGCCACTTCgtgtcactaaaccacaaggtcaNCTTTGTCAactaatccccaagtagttaatataattagcttcaaattattttaattttttttcatagtattaataaaatacttggtaactaaatatataacattattttgtactataactttgatatttaattacaagatattgtaaaaataagataatggacaatgtaatgaatatcaattgataaatttggatgtaaagaatctttgcatgagagaaaataaagacaatataactaatgaaattatttctcttatttaatttaattttttgataatgaataatttttttcaaataaaggtattgtagacacataattctaaattaaagaaatacatatgtatcatttttttgttgtagctactaatttatttaatttaataagagtaaaataaagtgagaaacttaattatgtcaaatttgattgagatgaggttcgaacctaagacctttcttataaaaattaattggtaagttaaaagttaacggaatgttaacggagaagagaatatttaacagaaaacttaacggataatcataaaagtaaggttaaattaggtaatctctattaataatattaatctgaattatcttaaccaattaaataattcatctgaaccatccatttgattaaataatttgactgccattttttctacccattttaggtctaactctctttggctcttattagtatagtagatattacaTACTGCGTATTAAGTCATAGCTAAAGATCTTGCATGTTACTATTTGTTTAtggaaaggaaaaaatatatttattaggtTCAAGTATAATGAGATTTAAAGTTATTAGGTAAAAGTATGTATGAGATCCATGTATTATagtattttgttcaatttagtcattatacttttattttgttcaatttagtccatgTACTTTGAAAAGTTGTGCAATTAAGGACAATAGTTAACAGTGTTAAAATTACCGTTAACTTAGCTTATGTGGCGCCAAGATCATCACTATCACATCATTATATTTATGTTACAAcccatatattattttataaatatttaaaattaattattttaccaccGTCCACCAATATATTACGTTGACatgtccaaaataaataattacaatcatgctcttatatttatattccaactcatatattatttcatataaacatttaaattaattatttttaccaccaatatattacattaatatgtcaaaaataaataattacaagcaTGTTGTCATCAAGTGTTCAAATCTCATTGGGAGCATggttgtaattatttattttgaacatattaatgtaatatattggtggtaaaaataattaattttaaatatttataaagtaatatatgTGTTCAAATCTCATTGGGAGCATggttgtaattatttattttgaagatattaatttaatatattggtggtaaaaataattaattttaaatatttataaagtaatatatgggttggaatataaatataatgatgtGACAGTGATGATGTCAACAAGTTTTCTCTGCAGCACACTGAGGCTCAAAcacatgacctcccatttggtaGAGCCACTTCgtgtcactaaaccacaaggtcattggatTGGTGCCAATTAGATAAAGTTAATCCAATAGGTTGAGCAAAATACAAGTCGATAATTCAACTATTAATAAATTGagcaaattccacttttagtcctcaactattgtggcattttcacatttagtcttattcttttaattttgttatattacatccatgactttgaacaactttcacttttagtcctcgactattgtggcattgccacatttagtcccattcttttaatttctccatattacatccatgaatTTGAGCAACTTTCacatttagtcatcgactattatggcattgtcacatttagtcatattattttaattttgtcaacATTAATCTTCCGTTaaaaattctattattttatcgTTAGAATTGGCaaataacaaatgaaaaatCCTTACgcatatcgtaactcatatttcgaACACATTAGAAATATGTtcgaaatatgagttacgatattgaAACACGGTGATATCcttaaattgacatataacaaaggaaaaaaatctTTATACATATTGTAACTCATATttatatgagttacgatattacATCCTTTGATATTTACAATATTTCTAATATTTctgaaatatgagttacgatatgtgagaattttttcctttgttatttgtcaattctaacagtaaaataatgaaatttttaacggAAGATTAATGGTGCCAATCAAATGAAAGTGATAGATGTAATATgccaaaattaaaagaataggactaaatgtggcaatgtcattatagtcgaggactaaaagtgaaagttgctcaaagtcatGTATGTAATaaggcaaaattaaaagaatatgactaaatgtggcaatacCACAATAGTCAAGGAATAAAAGTGGAATTTGTTCAAAGTCAATGAcgtcaaaattaaaagaatatgactaaatgtggcaatgccacaatagttgaggattaaaagtggaatTTGCTCTAATAAATTCAAAGATGGTGATAAATTGggagtttaaattttaaaaagtaaaacaaatacTAATATATAGGTTAAAGcagaaataaaaatgaaaggTAAATGGCAACAAATAACTATGTACATATTGATGAACCCTAACTTTGGTAATACGTCTAATATATATagtcctctcttttttttttttttgaaaacaaaccaTGCAGTAGATTACTATAAAAGAGCCAAAATAAAGTCAGGCGTGACCGAATCCCAGTACAGACTGCTAGCCTGTTGCATAGCCGCAGCAGCTAGCGTATGAGCAATAATATTCATTGATCTAGGAACTAAACCGATATGACAATATAAAAAAGAAGCGATAGCACTCTTGCAAGCATCAATAAATAAACCAACATAGGAATAATACGACGACTGTGCCCGTGTTAAGCCACTACAGAGCTGAGCACAATCCGTGAAAATCCGAATGGAGTCCACTCCCCTACCTCTGAGCCAGGCAAGGACTTCGTTACACGCAATGGTCTCCACCATGAGAGGGGAAAAGCAGTCGATCAAGGGCCCAGCTCTAGCAGCCACGAAGATTCCACCTAGATCGAACAAGACCGCACTGAACGCTGCGTTGAGTGTGACCGGGTCGTAATTGGCATCGTGGTAGCACACCGGGGAAGTACTCACCGACGCCTGAGCGGGCTGCACTGCACCGCCCTCCTCCTCGGACTGCCCAGCCGGTTGATGTCGCTGATTCACCGCAATCGCGGATGCTACGACTCTCCTTGGCGTTGGAAGATAACCATTCCATACAGCGTCGTTCCGTGCTTTCTACACGTGATAAAGAATTGCCACTGCCAAACACACATGATCTTCAAGCAAGGAACTTAACAGATTTGTAAACCACAATGAGAAGTTGTCACCCATAATGCTAGAGAAGGCCAAACGAGATTCATGCCAAACTAATTGTgtaaaatcaaacaaaacaagTGTATGCATAATATCCTCATGAACGATTCCACACATTGGACATGAGGGATCCACATCTACCCTCTTTTTAAGCAAGTTTATAGTTACAGGGAGAATATCAGAGAGTGCTCTccacaaaaaaaatttccaCTTAGGGGGGACTTTAATTTTCCAGAAGGGGATCCACTCGTCAAAATTGGTTGGGGAATTTACATAGTCTCCAACCATGCATCTATAACCACCCCTGACTGTATAACAGCCCCTTGGGTCACCATACCAAAACCATGAGTCATCATAGTCCGGGGAAATAGGGATTCTTAAAATACGGTCCACATCGGAGGGCTCAAGAATATCTGTGAGAATAGAGTGATCCCAGGAACCGGTTACATCGTCAATCATCCCTAAGACAAGTGAACCACTCAATTGAGGTGGCATGGGTGTGTAAATCATTGGGTCAGCCTGATCAGGTAGCCAAGGATGACCCCAAATTAACGTTGATTTCCCATTACCAATCCTCCTCCTTACACCACCACACACTAGCTCGTGGGCAGCCATAATACTCCTCCAACAATAACTCGGGCAATTCCCCAAAGTGGCCTCAAAGAATGAGGACCTCGGGTAATACCTTGCCTTGTAAACTCCTGCCACTAGGGATTCAGGCATCGTTAAAAAACGCCAGGCTTGTTTTCCCAGCATTGCCAGATTGAAAGCACGGAGTTCCTTGAAACCCAAGCCCCCAAACTTCTTAGGCACACATAAGCGATCCCAGGCCTTCCAATGTATTCCTCTTTCAGCACCTGTACCCCACCAATATTTGTTCATAGTTCTCTCAATAGAATGGCAAACTGACTCAGGCAGCAAAAAAAAACACTCGTTGAGAAAGTGGGCATAGCTTAGGCCACACTTTTCAATAAGATTTCCTTACCAGCCTGTGATAGTAATCTCTTGTTCCATGAGCAGATTCTCTGTCTAATCTTGTCTTCAATATATGCAAAACAGCTCTCTTATTTCTTCCCACAAAATTTGGTAGGCCCAGGTATCTACCAAAATTTGCTGCCTGAACAACACCTAACACACCAGCGACCTCCTCGCGAGCACTCTCAGTAGTGTTTCTGCTAAAACAAATGCTAGATTTGTGATAGTTTACAGCCTGACAAGACATACCTTCATATACCTCTAAACAATGTTTAATCATCCCTGCTTCGAGGGAATTTGCCTTGAAAAACAGAAGGCTATCATCCGCAAAGAACATGTGCGAGATAGGCGATGCACCTCTAGCTACCCTACATCCATGAATGGAACCTTCTGCCTGAGCTTTCTGGAGCAGCAAACACAGCCCCTCCGCACagataataaacaaatatgggGATAGGGGTCCCCCTGGCGCAATCCACGAGATGGCACCACACGCCCACAGCTACCTCCATTAACCTGGATATTATATGAGACAGTGGTGACACAGAGTAATACTAGGTCAACCCATTCAACAACAAAGCCCAGAGCTAGCATCATATTCCGGAGGAATGGCCACTCCATACGATCATAGGCTTTTGCCATATCCAACTTCAATGCTCCCCACCCTACCAAAACACATTGCTTTCTGTTCAGGAAATGCCCCACCTCGGCCGCCACCAGGATATTGTATGTCTATGATTAGTCTATTAGGAATGAACGCACTCTGTGACTCAGAAATCAGGCCACTGAGTAGGTGCTTCATCCGATTCGCCAGTACCTTAGCCATGATCTTGTAAACCACATTACACAATGCAATAGGCCGTAAATCTGACACAGACTCTAGAATAATCTTCTTTGGGATCAATACCACGTTAGTGTCATTTAAACCAGTAGGGAAAGAGCCAGAACTCAGACAGTTAACCACGAAGGCTTACACATCCCCGCCAACTACATCCCAATAATGCTGATAAAACCCGGGGTTCATCCCATCAGGCCCTGGGGCTTTATCAGGAAACATTGAAAACATGGCTGCTTTTACCTCATCATATTCAAAGGGGCGCAATAAAATCTCATTATCACTCTGTGTGACCCGGGGAATGATAGAGCTAAAGAATGACTCCTGAGTGGTGGAACCACCAGACTGAAAGATATTCTCAAAGTAAGACAACACAACAGGTTTCATGTCCTCACCTTCAACCCACACCCCAGCCCCATTTTTAAGTCTAGACAAAGAATTTTTCTTCTTACAAGCAGAGGCATACTTGTGGAAGAATCGTGTGTTTGCATCTGCATCCCTCAACCAGTGTTGTTTGGCCCGTTGCCTCCAAAAAGCATCCTCCTTGGCTTCCAGCTGGGCCAACTGGTCCTCCAAATGTTGGAACTTAGCCAAGGAGGCTGGGTCTCTCTGACCACGCAAGGGCAGCTGTTTGTCACGGAGTAACCTGATACGCTTACCAAACCTGTGAAAGTGATCTCCGCCCCACCTTCTGAGCCTTTCTCCACACAGCTGTAAACAATTCAAAAGCCCATCCACCTTCCCCTCCTGCCAGGCACCTTCAACCACCCCCCTACACCCCTCATCCAGCAGCTAAGTCATTTCAAACTAGAAACCCCTATTAACCCCGTTGAACCGCAATCGAGCCGGGTCAACACATAGGAATATAGCTGAATGATCAGACGTACGAGTTAAGACATTCTCCACAAAGGCTTTGTCAAGTAAATCGCACCAGGTCGTGGTTGCCAAAACCTTGTCTAAACGTTCCTCCATCCAACCTGCAGTCCCCTTACCTCTCTCCCAAGTAAACTGGTAGCCCCGCATAGGCAACTGGGCCAACGCACAACTCTCCACTGCCTCCCCGAATCCCTGAAGTAGAGCCTCCGGGTATGGATTACCACCCCTCTTCTCAGACTGGAATAAGAGATCGTTAAAGTCACCTAAGACGACCCAAGGCAACGAAGACCTAATAGCCAACGTCTTAAGCAAGTCCCATGAGTTTGTCCTCCTCCGTCGCTCTGGAAATCCATAGAAACACGTCATTCGCCAACATGCAAAGTTCACAAGGCTAACCTTCGCATCAATATGATTTCGTGAGTAACTCAACAGCATGGCGGTGCAATTCTTTCTCCAAAACAACGCCAGCCCCCCACTCAAACCAACAGGCTCAACATAAAACAGTCCCTCAAACCCAAGCTTGACACGGAGCCGCTCTGCGTGCACCCGCCCCACCTTGGTTTCCATCAAGAACAAGAACTCGGGCTTCTTACTGGACACGAGGCCCACAATTTCTCGAACTGTACGTGGATCacccaagccacgacagttccaactaACGGTACTCATGATGACGGGCGGGTCTGGGAACCAGAACCCGCCATGGACAAGTTTTTTGGAAGATCTGACATCACCGCGTCACCACTCCTACTCTCGTTACAGCGGCCCACACCTCCACCAGACCCCTCTCGGCGCCTTTTAGCTACAGCCACCACCCCCGACTCCCACTCACCAACCCCAACGCCTAGATTGTCCACCTCCGCACCAATCCGACCAGTCTTCGACAAAACAGGCTCCGCCTCTGCCTCCTGTCGCGACCCCTCCAGCGGGATCAGCCAGTGTTCACCGACCGCCCTCGGACCTGTGCGACCCCCTGCCCGCAACTCAGCACCATACGCATACTGCTCCACAGTCATAGGTGATTCACGGGCTTTAATACAAAACTTATAGGAATGCCCCAAAAGTCCGCAACAGAAGCAATACGTGTAGAGCCATTCATACTTGAACGA contains these protein-coding regions:
- the LOC116016046 gene encoding uncharacterized protein LOC116016046, coding for MAKAYDRMEWPFLRNMMLALGFVVEWVDLVLLCVTTVSYNIQKAQAEGSIHGCRVARGASPISHMFFADDSLLFFKANSLEAGMIKHCLEVYEGMSCQAVNYHKSSICFSRNTTESAREEVAGVLGVVQAANFGRYLGLPNFVGRNKRAVLHILKTRLDRESAHGTRDYYHRLVLKEEYIGRPGIAYVCLRSLGAWVSRNSVLSIWQCWENKPGVF